The following proteins are co-located in the Aquarana catesbeiana isolate 2022-GZ linkage group LG02, ASM4218655v1, whole genome shotgun sequence genome:
- the LOC141130127 gene encoding 3-galactosyl-N-acetylglucosaminide 4-alpha-L-fucosyltransferase FUT3-like: protein MVQKVEFAKRIPVGSTGRLCSRWTYVFACLIFQTCTTYFFFTVFCENWKSGTKNYQPKDSLAISVNQSMVTEISLPPEELQSSTKSTVPLIILLWTWPHGHIFPLNQCPLSVDSSGCLFTMNRSLYFDANAVVINHRDVSTSITNLPPMSRPPGQYWIWFNLEPPEHLRNLTMMENIFNLTMSYRSDSDIFTPYGWIEKNDGTENFTIPQKTKLVAWVVSNWKTEQKRVKYYEQLAKYIQIDVYGKHRMPLPRKKQFKTLSEYKFYLAFENYIHEDYITEKLWYNAFCTATLPIVMGPPRKNYERFIPSDSFIHVDDFSSPKEMASYLLSLDQDDQSYLQYFSWRANYKPGEIRKTWVTEYCKVCKTIKEAPPYRTFPSIFDWFK from the coding sequence ATGGTTCAAAAAGTTGAGTTTGCCAAACGCATTCCAGTGGGCTCTACAGGACGGTTGTGTAGCCGATGGACTTATGTATTTGCATGTTTAATCTTTCAAACTTGcaccacctattttttttttactgtgttttgtgAAAACTGGAAGTCTGGAACAAAAAATTATCAGCCAAAGGATTCCCTGGCCATTTCAGTAAATCAGTCAATGGTGACTGAAATCTCTCTCCCACCAGAAGAGCTGCAGTCATCTACAAAATCTACTGTGCCTTTAATCATCCTGCTTTGGACATGGCCTCATGGGCACATTTTCCCTCTCAACCAATGCCCACTGTCGGTTGATTCATCTGGCTGTTTGTTCACAATGAACCGCAGCTTGTACTTTGATGCAAATGCTGTAGTTATTAACCACAGGGATGTGTCAACTTCTATAACGAACTTGCCACCAATGTCTAGACCACCTGGCCAGTACTGGATCTGGTTTAATTTGGAGCCTCCGGAACATCTGCGCAACCTCACCATGATGGAGAATATCTTCAACCTTACTATGTCTTACAGGTCAGACTCTGATATCTTTACCCCTTATGGTTGGATTGAAAAGAATGATGGAACAGAAAATTTTACGATTCCTCAAAAAACCAAGCTTGTGGCTTGGGTAGTCAGTAACTGGAAAACAGAGCAAAAGAGAGTAAAGTACTATGAGCAGCTGGCAAAATATATTCAAATTGATGTCTATGGGAAGCACCGAATGCCATTGCCAAGAAAGAAACAATTTAAAACTCTGTCAGAGTATAAATTCTACCTTGCTTTTGAGAACTACATCCATGAAGACTACATTACAGAAAAGCTCTGGTATAATGCTTTCTGCACAGCAACACTGCCAATTGTAATGGGCCCTCCACGTAAAAACTATGAGCGTTTCATCCCCTCAGACTCCTTCATTCATGTTGATGACTTTTCTTCTCCCAAAGAAATGGCTTCTTATCTTCTGAGTCTGGACCAGGATGATCAGAGTTACCTCCAGTATTTCAGCTGGAGAGCCAACTATAAACCAGGAGAAATAAGAAAAACTTGGGTGACAGAATACTGCAAAGTATGCAAAACTATAAAAGAGGCTCCTCCTTATAGGACTTTTCCAAGTATTTTTGACTGGTTCAAATAA